One region of Cheilinus undulatus linkage group 4, ASM1832078v1, whole genome shotgun sequence genomic DNA includes:
- the LOC121508481 gene encoding phosphoribosyl pyrophosphate synthase-associated protein 1-like isoform X2, which yields MPIRRFGGHRSLVSHSQTPKLSYGYTRMNISRSGYRVFSANSTTACTELAKKITERLGVELGKSVVYQESNKETRVDVKESVRGQDIFIIQTIPRDVNTAIMELLVMAYALKTSCAKNIIGVIPYFPYSKQCKMRKRGSIVCKLLASMLAKAGLTHIITMDLHQKEIQGFFSFPVDNLRASPFLIQYIQEEIPDYRNAIIVAKSPSAAKRAQSYAERLRLGLAVMHGEANQSESDMADGRQSPPISRTTTGHTGLELPLMMAKEKPPITVVGDVGGRIAIIIDDIIDDVEDFVAAAEILKERGAYKIYIMATHGLLSAEAPRLIEESAIDEVVVTNTVPHEVQKLQCPKIKTVDVSMILAEAIRRIHNGESMAYLFRNIAVDD from the exons ATGCCTATAAGGcgttttgggggtcacaggtcTCTGGTCTCTCACTCTCAAACACCTAAACTGTCGTACGGTTACACCAGGATGAATATTTCAAGAAGTGGGTACCGTGTGTTTTCTGCCAACTCCACCACCGCCTGCACCGAGCTCGCCAAGAAGATAACGGA GCGCCTGGGTGTGGAGTTGGGAAAGTCAGTTGTTTACCAAGAGTCAAATAAAG AGACGAGAGTGGATGTGAAGGAGTCTGTCCGTGGGCAAGACATCTTTATCATTCAGACTATTCCGAG agatGTCAACACAGCCATCATGGAGCTGCTGGTCATGGCTTACGCCCTGAAGACGTCCTGTGCCAAGAACATCATTGGGGTCATTCCTTATTTTCCTTACAGCAAGCAGTGcaagatgaggaagagaggatCCATAGTCTGCAAACTGCTTGCATCCATGTTAGCTAAAGCTG GGCTAACTCACATCATCACAATGGACCTCCACCAAAAAGAAATCCAGGGCTTCTTCAGCTTCCCTGTTGACAATCTGAGAGCTTCCCCTTTCCTCATCCAGTACATTCAGGAGGAG ATACCAGACTACAGGAATGCAATAATTGTTGCAAAGTCCCCTTCAGCTGCCAAGAG AGCTCAGTCCTACGCTGAGAGGCTACGACTCGGGCTGGCAGTGATGCACGGGGAGGCCAACCAATCAGAATCAGACATGGCTGATGGGCGACAGTCTCCCCCTATTTCCCGCACCACCACAGGACACACCGGCCTGGAGCTGCCAT TGATGATGGCAAAGGAGAAGCCACCCATCACTGTTGTTGGAGATGTAGGAGGCAGAATCGCCATCATTATT GATGACATTATAGATGATGTGGAGGATTTCgtagcagcagcagagatcctgaAAGAGAGGGGAGCCTACAAAATTTACATCATGGCCACACATGGTCTGCTGTCTGCTGAGGCTCCCAGACTTATAGAGGAGTCTGCCATCGATGAG GTGGTGGTGACCAACACTGTTCCTCATGAGGTGCAAAAGCTGCAGTGTCCAAAAATCAAAACGGTGGACGTCAGTATGATCCTTGCCGAGGCCATCAGACGCATCCATAATGGAGAGTCCATGGCCTATCTGTTCCGCAACATTGCTGTGGATGACTGA
- the LOC121508481 gene encoding phosphoribosyl pyrophosphate synthase-associated protein 1-like isoform X1, whose translation MPIRRFGGHRSLVSHSQTPKLSYGYTRMNISRSGYRVFSANSTTACTELAKKITERLGVELGKSVVYQESNKETRVDVKESVRGQDIFIIQTIPRDVNTAIMELLVMAYALKTSCAKNIIGVIPYFPYSKQCKMRKRGSIVCKLLASMLAKAGLTHIITMDLHQKEIQGFFSFPVDNLRASPFLIQYIQEEIPDYRNAIIVAKSPSAAKRAQSYAERLRLGLAVMHGEANQSESDMADGRQSPPISRTTTGHTGLELPCGRHHVPFPGIELPMMMAKEKPPITVVGDVGGRIAIIIDDIIDDVEDFVAAAEILKERGAYKIYIMATHGLLSAEAPRLIEESAIDEVVVTNTVPHEVQKLQCPKIKTVDVSMILAEAIRRIHNGESMAYLFRNIAVDD comes from the exons ATGCCTATAAGGcgttttgggggtcacaggtcTCTGGTCTCTCACTCTCAAACACCTAAACTGTCGTACGGTTACACCAGGATGAATATTTCAAGAAGTGGGTACCGTGTGTTTTCTGCCAACTCCACCACCGCCTGCACCGAGCTCGCCAAGAAGATAACGGA GCGCCTGGGTGTGGAGTTGGGAAAGTCAGTTGTTTACCAAGAGTCAAATAAAG AGACGAGAGTGGATGTGAAGGAGTCTGTCCGTGGGCAAGACATCTTTATCATTCAGACTATTCCGAG agatGTCAACACAGCCATCATGGAGCTGCTGGTCATGGCTTACGCCCTGAAGACGTCCTGTGCCAAGAACATCATTGGGGTCATTCCTTATTTTCCTTACAGCAAGCAGTGcaagatgaggaagagaggatCCATAGTCTGCAAACTGCTTGCATCCATGTTAGCTAAAGCTG GGCTAACTCACATCATCACAATGGACCTCCACCAAAAAGAAATCCAGGGCTTCTTCAGCTTCCCTGTTGACAATCTGAGAGCTTCCCCTTTCCTCATCCAGTACATTCAGGAGGAG ATACCAGACTACAGGAATGCAATAATTGTTGCAAAGTCCCCTTCAGCTGCCAAGAG AGCTCAGTCCTACGCTGAGAGGCTACGACTCGGGCTGGCAGTGATGCACGGGGAGGCCAACCAATCAGAATCAGACATGGCTGATGGGCGACAGTCTCCCCCTATTTCCCGCACCACCACAGGACACACCGGCCTGGAGCTGCCAT GCGGCAGACATCATGTCCCATTCCCTGGGATAGAGCTCCCAA TGATGATGGCAAAGGAGAAGCCACCCATCACTGTTGTTGGAGATGTAGGAGGCAGAATCGCCATCATTATT GATGACATTATAGATGATGTGGAGGATTTCgtagcagcagcagagatcctgaAAGAGAGGGGAGCCTACAAAATTTACATCATGGCCACACATGGTCTGCTGTCTGCTGAGGCTCCCAGACTTATAGAGGAGTCTGCCATCGATGAG GTGGTGGTGACCAACACTGTTCCTCATGAGGTGCAAAAGCTGCAGTGTCCAAAAATCAAAACGGTGGACGTCAGTATGATCCTTGCCGAGGCCATCAGACGCATCCATAATGGAGAGTCCATGGCCTATCTGTTCCGCAACATTGCTGTGGATGACTGA
- the si:dkey-45d16.4 gene encoding scaffold attachment factor B1, translating into MDRVVVEVPINNGYSLAGPSTTPRKRQVRFSARHDIILLREVITQNPFSSKEPGRIWARVGEIITAALQDENFEVDARRCRERTMLLLDYYKKQDFPSLRRFGTERLYAQKEDLLHEVLELEAEKGLVVSGENTKYQDDEQRKRAIEELSLPEQDKPNIPLSPAAEPEEEREAMADLSAAPMAKRPCQCCCQTYSEILSFLEKRSEAEQRLREEELALRREELEIQRSKIALERERLGADRKERERRFELESQERQVILDLLKEKVLKG; encoded by the exons ATGGACCGGGTGGTGGTGGAAGTACCGATCAACAACG GATATTCCCTAGCTGGTCCCTCCACCACCCCACGAAAGCGTCAGGTGCGTTTTTCAGCCCGTCATGACATCATCCTTCTGCGGGAGGTTATCACCCAGAACCCATTCTCCTCCAAAGAACCAG GACGGATCTGGGCCCGTGTGGGGGAGATAATAACTGCAGCACTCCAAGATGAAAACTTTGAGGTGGATGCCAGACGGTGCAGAGAAAggaccatgctgctgctggactACTACAAGAAACAAGACTTTCCCAGTCTGCGCAG GTTTGGAACAGAGAGGTTGTATGCTCAGAAGGAGGATTTGCTGCATGAGGTTTTGGAGCTGGAGGCTGAGAAGGGGCTTGTGGTCAGCGGGGAAAACACAAAATACCAG GACGACGAGCAGAGAAAGCGAGCTATAGAGGAACTAAGTTTGCCAGAGCAAGACAAACCCAACATCCCACTCTCACCTGCTGCAG AAccagaagaggagagggaagcAATGGCAGATCTTTCAGCTGCACCCATGGCCAAACGTCCATGCCAGTGCTGCTGCCAGACCTACTCTGAGATCCTCAGCTTCCTGGAGAAACGATCAGAGGCTGAGCAACGGCTTCGAGAGGAGGAGCTTGCCCTGCGTCGAGAGGAGCTAGAGATTCAAAGGA GTAAGATTGCTCTTGAGAGGGAACGTCTGGGAGCTGACAGGAAGGAAAGAGAAAGGAGATTTGAGCTGGAGAGCCAGGAGAGACAGGTCATCTTGGACCTACTGAAAGAGAAGGTGTTGAAAGGCTGA